The following coding sequences lie in one Megalodesulfovibrio gigas DSM 1382 = ATCC 19364 genomic window:
- a CDS encoding chemotaxis protein CheA, with translation MDSRKDEHRQQYIVEVRDILDAVTDALLRAESNPGDQDLLNTIFRGVHTIKGSSAMFGLDSLGHFAHHLEALLNSLRAGESVLTREVVDSLLGGLDALGEMLQAVRRGEEPVLRIDLMQGFERLLGAGGDDVCRPSPHAALGPAAQCVEVLQDPVLAAELRLHLGPAEGRELAAYKVTPAFTSEDLVNGFDPAIFLRALENACVFYRASCPRAVPNCQELQPLDLYLTPCVYVVTALAPEAISDLAFDVELIQVTKLELEPENASPRKPLGQILLDECKITESELEQALRKQADERPAEDRQGELKVMRVEEGKIDAFNNMIGELIIARNAYEFLVARLDDAGGMETAAIKSLKDNLRLFSRITNELQGGVMNLRMVPIRTIFQKFSRVVRDISHKQGKSIELVIQGGETEIDKKVADILSEPLIHMVRNSCDHGLETMSERLAAGKGERGVLTLRAAREGSNLVLKITDDGKGMDRQRVFEKARAMGLHVADPDAPDLFDVIFLPGFSMKEQVSDISGRGVGMDVVKSTLLTLGGTVRLESIQGRGTTFTLEIPMTMGVSMALHVQAGENQYALPMDTVLETVRVPAHEIHEIGGHRAMHYRGEILPVAPLEDLLRQRGSTAPLSNHVREDAASERLVVVAHCAGGKFGLLIDRMLRNSEIAIKPVPEALAGLSYIGGVTILGDGRVLLVLNPENLMQVD, from the coding sequence ATGGACTCCCGTAAGGACGAGCACAGACAGCAGTATATCGTAGAAGTACGCGATATTCTTGATGCAGTCACGGATGCCCTGCTCAGGGCGGAATCCAATCCGGGCGATCAGGATCTTCTCAATACCATCTTTCGGGGTGTCCACACCATCAAGGGCAGCTCGGCCATGTTCGGTCTGGACAGCCTCGGGCATTTTGCCCACCACCTGGAAGCCCTGCTGAACAGCCTGCGGGCCGGGGAATCGGTGCTGACCCGGGAAGTCGTGGATTCCCTGCTTGGCGGTCTGGATGCCCTGGGCGAGATGCTCCAGGCCGTCAGGCGAGGCGAGGAACCCGTGCTGCGCATCGACCTGATGCAGGGATTCGAGCGGCTGCTCGGTGCAGGGGGGGACGACGTCTGTCGCCCCAGCCCCCACGCTGCCCTGGGCCCGGCCGCGCAGTGCGTCGAAGTGTTGCAGGATCCGGTGTTGGCTGCCGAGCTGCGCCTGCACCTTGGGCCGGCGGAGGGTCGGGAACTGGCCGCCTACAAGGTGACGCCGGCGTTCACCTCCGAAGATCTGGTCAACGGGTTCGACCCCGCAATTTTTCTGCGCGCCCTGGAGAATGCCTGCGTTTTTTACCGGGCCAGCTGCCCTCGCGCCGTGCCCAACTGCCAGGAGCTGCAGCCTCTGGACTTGTACCTTACGCCGTGCGTGTATGTGGTCACGGCACTTGCCCCCGAAGCCATCAGCGACCTGGCCTTCGATGTGGAGCTGATCCAGGTGACAAAATTGGAGCTGGAGCCGGAAAACGCCTCTCCACGCAAGCCGCTGGGGCAGATACTCCTTGATGAGTGCAAGATCACCGAATCGGAGCTGGAGCAGGCGCTGCGAAAACAGGCTGACGAGCGGCCTGCGGAAGATCGACAAGGCGAACTCAAGGTCATGCGCGTGGAAGAAGGCAAGATCGACGCCTTCAACAACATGATCGGCGAATTGATCATCGCGCGGAACGCCTACGAATTTCTGGTCGCCCGCCTGGATGACGCAGGCGGAATGGAGACGGCCGCCATCAAGTCCCTGAAGGACAATTTGCGCCTATTCTCACGCATCACCAACGAGCTGCAGGGTGGCGTCATGAATCTGCGCATGGTGCCCATCAGGACCATATTCCAAAAATTCAGCAGGGTTGTCCGCGATATTTCCCACAAGCAAGGCAAGTCCATCGAGCTGGTCATTCAGGGGGGGGAAACCGAGATAGACAAGAAGGTGGCGGACATTCTTTCCGAGCCGCTCATCCACATGGTGCGCAATTCCTGCGACCATGGCCTGGAAACAATGTCGGAGCGACTGGCCGCAGGCAAGGGTGAGCGCGGTGTCCTCACCCTGCGGGCCGCGCGCGAGGGCAGCAACCTGGTGCTCAAGATAACCGACGACGGCAAAGGCATGGACAGGCAGCGCGTCTTTGAAAAGGCGCGGGCCATGGGCCTGCACGTTGCGGATCCCGATGCCCCCGATCTCTTTGACGTCATCTTCCTGCCCGGATTTTCCATGAAGGAGCAGGTCTCGGACATTTCCGGCCGCGGCGTGGGCATGGACGTGGTCAAGTCCACGCTGCTGACCCTGGGCGGTACGGTGCGGCTGGAAAGCATCCAGGGCCGGGGCACTACCTTTACCCTGGAGATCCCCATGACCATGGGCGTGAGCATGGCCCTGCACGTGCAAGCCGGGGAAAACCAGTACGCCCTGCCCATGGACACCGTGCTGGAGACGGTCCGCGTGCCGGCCCATGAAATCCACGAGATCGGAGGGCACCGGGCCATGCATTACCGCGGGGAGATCCTGCCCGTGGCGCCCCTGGAAGATTTGCTCCGGCAGCGAGGCTCCACCGCACCGCTCTCTAACCACGTGCGTGAGGATGCAGCCTCCGAGCGCCTCGTGGTGGTGGCGCATTGTGCAGGCGGCAAGTTCGGCCTGCTGATCGACCGCATGCTGCGCAATAGTGAAATTGCCATCAAACCAGTGCCCGAGGCCCTGGCAGGCCTCTCGTATATTGGCGGCGTGACCATTCTGGGCGATGGCCGGGTGCTGCTGGTCCTGAACCCGGAAAATCTGATGCAAGTAGACTAA